CTTTTTGCCATAAGTAATGTTTTCCGAGATTAAGTTAGAAATCTTCATAAAGGAGTATGACTATGAAAATTGGTGTTTCAACCCTGGCCTTGTATCCACAGCCCCTGGACAGAGTTCTGGAGTTTCTGGAAGAAAGGAATGTTCATTACTGTGAAATAATCAATGAATATCCCTACCATGAAATTGATGATGATTTGCTGGATTCTCATAAGGTTAAACTAACTGTCCATTCACCATTATCTGACATCAACCTGGCATCCCATAACCAGGCCATTCGTAATTCCTCAATTGAAGAAGTGAAAAAATCCATGGACAGGGCTGTTGCCTGGAATTCAGATTTGGTGGTGGTGCATCCCGGTTGTATGCCGATTATGGGGAAGAAAATAGAAGAGAAAATACTCCAGTACAATTTAGAGTCTCTGTTAGAATGTGCCACCTATGCTTATGATATTGGGGTTTACATGTGTGTGGAGAACATGCCAGAGATAGAAGGTCTACTCTACCAGGATCTAAATGAATTAAATTGTCTTTTAGAAGAAATCAACGTGTTTATGACCCTTGATGTAGG
This DNA window, taken from Methanobacterium subterraneum, encodes the following:
- a CDS encoding sugar phosphate isomerase/epimerase family protein encodes the protein MKIGVSTLALYPQPLDRVLEFLEERNVHYCEIINEYPYHEIDDDLLDSHKVKLTVHSPLSDINLASHNQAIRNSSIEEVKKSMDRAVAWNSDLVVVHPGCMPIMGKKIEEKILQYNLESLLECATYAYDIGVYMCVENMPEIEGLLYQDLNELNCLLEEINVFMTLDVGHAHNSGFSSEEMFDYPLIKHVHLSDNDGTFDQHNALGTGSIDFDSLFKNIEEASYDGILMVEVKNPQDILQSLDYIEKMIKL